A portion of the Bacillus thuringiensis genome contains these proteins:
- a CDS encoding MATE family efflux transporter, whose protein sequence is MKPPADNNKEGAESHKLESESKPIWKSMSMFLVPLLLSNVLQSVGQLFGMVVVGRWLGVNDLAAISAFFPLFFLLVSFVIGIGSGSSILIGQAFGAKNEDRLKAIVGTTLTFTFIIGVVLAIIGSIFAMDIMRLMGTPENIIEISVHYARILFISMPVLFLYFAYTTFMRGTGDSKTPFYFLIVSTALNMILLPILIFGWLGAPKLDVYGAAYASVISTVITFIVMLVYLKKKNHPLQLDGTVRKYLRMDGELLKLLLRLGIPASINMILVSLSEIAVIAFVNRYGSDATAAYGVVNQVASYVQMPAVSLGITVSIFAAQSIGANQFDRLQKVVKAGIIMNYVIGGVLISLIYLFSRDILSLFLTSQTTIEIAHSLVMITLWSYLIFGHAQIISATMRASGTVLWPTVIGVVSIWLVEVPVAYYLSYHTSLGIEGIWIGYPAAFIVSLILQYAYYKLSWQKKRITRLVS, encoded by the coding sequence TTGAAACCACCTGCAGATAACAATAAAGAAGGTGCGGAGTCGCATAAGTTGGAAAGTGAGAGTAAACCGATTTGGAAATCGATGTCGATGTTTTTAGTACCGTTATTATTAAGTAATGTACTACAATCAGTTGGACAATTATTTGGTATGGTAGTAGTAGGAAGATGGCTTGGAGTTAATGATTTAGCGGCTATATCAGCATTTTTTCCTTTGTTCTTTTTACTTGTTTCATTCGTAATTGGAATAGGTTCGGGTAGTTCTATTTTAATTGGTCAGGCGTTTGGTGCTAAAAACGAAGATCGTTTAAAAGCTATCGTTGGTACGACGTTGACATTTACCTTTATTATTGGAGTTGTGTTAGCGATAATAGGCAGTATTTTTGCGATGGATATTATGCGTCTAATGGGAACGCCAGAAAATATTATTGAAATAAGTGTACATTATGCACGGATTTTATTTATATCGATGCCAGTATTATTTTTATATTTCGCATACACAACATTTATGAGAGGTACAGGAGATTCTAAAACGCCATTTTACTTTTTAATTGTAAGTACAGCGCTAAATATGATCTTATTACCGATTCTTATTTTTGGATGGTTAGGAGCTCCGAAATTAGATGTGTATGGAGCAGCCTATGCCTCTGTTATATCCACAGTTATTACGTTTATTGTCATGCTCGTGTATTTAAAGAAGAAAAATCACCCATTACAACTAGATGGAACGGTTAGAAAATATCTTCGAATGGATGGGGAGTTATTAAAGTTATTGTTAAGGCTCGGTATTCCAGCGAGTATTAATATGATATTAGTTTCATTATCTGAAATTGCGGTAATCGCATTTGTAAATCGTTACGGATCGGATGCAACAGCTGCTTACGGCGTTGTGAATCAAGTTGCAAGTTATGTACAAATGCCAGCAGTTAGCCTTGGTATTACAGTTTCTATTTTTGCAGCACAATCAATTGGGGCGAATCAATTTGATCGATTGCAGAAAGTTGTGAAGGCCGGAATTATTATGAACTACGTCATCGGTGGTGTGTTAATATCTCTTATTTACTTATTCTCAAGAGATATTTTATCACTATTTTTAACGAGTCAAACTACAATTGAAATTGCTCATAGCTTAGTTATGATTACGTTATGGAGTTATTTAATTTTCGGTCATGCACAAATTATTAGTGCGACAATGCGAGCGAGCGGTACAGTACTTTGGCCAACTGTTATTGGAGTTGTTTCAATTTGGCTTGTAGAAGTACCCGTAGCATATTATCTTTCTTACCATACAAGTCTTGGAATAGAAGGCATCTGGATCGGGTATCCAGCAGCATTTATTGTCAGCTTAATATTACAGTATGCATATTATAAGCTTTCATGGCAAAAGAAACGAATTACACGATTAGTTAGTTAA
- a CDS encoding peptidase E has product MKLAVIGGGDLQDSNHLPINERLIELTNKQYPKILFIPTASHDDESYIKLFLDTFEKQLHCEVQILRTTTDSPSKYEIDEMIHSADLIYLGGGNYIHMLTQWKEHRLDEKLLLALQQGTLIAGYSAGAMCWFTSSIRSDYEGAGYIESNGWGIVNKRFCPHYNQLNRMNAFHSFLQNHQGNIEGIALEDNCALYITEESFEIIGEPEKAWEFYMSDKTLIRQHFDITLKSYL; this is encoded by the coding sequence ATGAAATTAGCTGTCATTGGTGGCGGTGATTTACAAGATTCAAATCACTTGCCTATTAATGAACGCCTTATAGAATTAACAAATAAACAGTACCCAAAAATATTGTTTATTCCAACGGCTAGTCATGATGATGAAAGCTATATAAAATTATTTTTAGACACGTTTGAAAAACAATTACATTGTGAAGTACAAATTTTACGTACTACAACAGATTCACCTTCTAAGTATGAAATAGACGAGATGATTCATTCAGCCGATTTAATTTATCTAGGTGGCGGGAACTATATTCACATGCTTACGCAATGGAAAGAACATAGACTCGATGAAAAATTATTATTGGCTCTGCAACAAGGAACACTTATTGCTGGTTATAGCGCTGGTGCTATGTGTTGGTTCACGTCTAGTATCCGATCAGATTATGAAGGTGCTGGTTATATAGAGAGTAACGGATGGGGGATTGTTAATAAAAGATTTTGTCCACATTATAATCAATTAAACAGAATGAACGCCTTCCATTCCTTTTTACAAAATCATCAAGGGAATATAGAAGGAATTGCACTGGAGGATAATTGCGCTTTATATATTACAGAGGAATCCTTTGAGATTATCGGTGAACCGGAAAAAGCGTGGGAGTTTTATATGAGTGATAAAACACTCATTAGACAACATTTTGATATAACTTTAAAAAGCTATTTGTAA
- a CDS encoding DUF2087 domain-containing protein, with translation MIDISEQFWDASIEELKKGYVFDEEKEEYICLACGERFIKGVIYQDNQVLYEAEKFVQLHIQNEHTSMFDYLLNMDKKFTGLTDLQKKMVQFFHMGLNDKEIVKEMDGGSTSTIRNHRFTLREKMKQAKVFLALMELSEEKSKVQTKFVPIHRTATMVDDRYNITEEENDEVLKAHFTEGLDGPLSKFPKKQKRKLIILRHLVKKFDSNKKYTEKEVNTVIENVYPDFVTLRRYLIEYGFLDRTADGSQYWVKL, from the coding sequence GTGATTGATATTTCGGAGCAGTTTTGGGATGCGTCAATAGAGGAATTAAAGAAAGGGTATGTGTTTGATGAAGAAAAAGAGGAGTACATTTGCTTAGCTTGTGGTGAAAGATTTATTAAAGGTGTTATTTATCAAGATAACCAAGTTTTGTATGAAGCAGAGAAATTCGTCCAATTGCATATTCAAAATGAGCATACGTCTATGTTTGATTATTTATTAAATATGGATAAGAAATTTACTGGTTTAACAGATTTACAAAAGAAAATGGTTCAATTTTTCCATATGGGACTGAATGATAAAGAAATAGTAAAAGAGATGGATGGCGGAAGTACATCAACAATTCGTAATCATCGATTTACACTGCGAGAGAAAATGAAGCAAGCAAAAGTATTTTTAGCGCTAATGGAATTATCAGAAGAAAAATCAAAAGTACAAACGAAATTTGTACCAATTCATAGAACAGCAACGATGGTGGATGATCGATACAATATTACGGAAGAAGAAAATGATGAAGTATTAAAAGCTCATTTTACAGAAGGATTAGATGGACCTCTTTCTAAATTTCCGAAAAAACAAAAGCGTAAATTAATTATATTACGTCATTTAGTAAAGAAGTTTGATAGTAATAAAAAGTATACTGAAAAAGAAGTAAATACAGTGATAGAAAATGTATACCCTGATTTCGTAACTTTAAGAAGATATTTAATCGAATATGGATTTTTAGATCGAACAGCCGATGGAAGTCAATATTGGGTGAAGTTATAA
- the fumC gene encoding class II fumarate hydratase, whose product MEYRIERDTIGEIKVPADKLWAAQTQRSKENFPIGTEQMPLEIVKAFAILKKSAALSNQKLGKLSEEKAEAIVEAADEVIAGKWNEHFPLVVWQTGSGTQSNMNVNEVIANRGNQILKEKGSDVHIHPNDDVNMSQSSNDTFPTALHVACVIAVENHVLPAITKLKETLAEKVTAFEHIIKIGRTHLQDATPLTLGQEISGWHRMLEKTERMIAESNTYMKELAIGGTAVGTGINAHPKFGEMVSEEISQFTGKQFVSAPNKFHALTSHDEVVYTHGALKALAADLMKIANDVRWLASGPRSGLGEIIIPANEPGSSIMPGKVNPTQSEALTMVVAQVMGNDATIGFAASQGNFELNVFKPVIAYNFLQSAHLLADAIVSFNDNCAVGIEADEEVINENVNRSLMLVTALNPHIGYENAAKIAKHAHKEGLTLKEAALQSGLLTEEQFDEIVDPKKMIAPKE is encoded by the coding sequence ATGGAGTACAGAATTGAAAGAGATACAATAGGAGAAATAAAAGTTCCAGCTGATAAATTATGGGCAGCACAAACACAGCGTAGTAAAGAAAACTTTCCAATTGGAACAGAGCAAATGCCGCTTGAAATTGTAAAAGCATTTGCAATTTTAAAGAAGAGTGCAGCGCTTAGCAATCAAAAATTAGGAAAGCTATCAGAAGAAAAAGCAGAAGCGATTGTAGAAGCTGCTGATGAAGTGATTGCAGGGAAATGGAATGAACATTTTCCGCTTGTCGTATGGCAAACAGGTAGTGGTACACAGTCAAACATGAATGTGAATGAAGTAATTGCAAATCGTGGGAATCAAATTTTGAAAGAGAAGGGATCTGACGTACATATTCATCCGAATGATGATGTGAACATGTCACAAAGTTCAAATGATACATTTCCAACGGCGCTTCATGTAGCTTGTGTAATCGCAGTAGAAAATCACGTATTACCAGCAATTACGAAATTAAAAGAAACTTTAGCAGAAAAAGTAACTGCATTTGAACATATTATAAAAATTGGTCGTACACATTTACAAGATGCAACGCCGTTAACTTTAGGGCAAGAAATTAGCGGATGGCACCGTATGCTTGAGAAAACAGAGCGTATGATTGCAGAGAGCAATACATATATGAAAGAGTTAGCAATTGGTGGAACTGCGGTTGGAACAGGTATTAATGCTCATCCTAAATTTGGTGAGATGGTATCAGAGGAAATTAGTCAATTTACAGGTAAACAATTTGTTTCTGCACCAAATAAGTTCCATGCATTAACGAGCCATGATGAAGTTGTATATACTCACGGCGCATTAAAAGCATTAGCTGCGGATCTAATGAAGATTGCTAACGATGTACGTTGGCTTGCAAGTGGTCCACGTAGTGGTCTTGGAGAAATTATTATTCCAGCAAATGAACCAGGAAGCTCTATTATGCCAGGTAAAGTAAATCCAACGCAAAGTGAAGCATTAACGATGGTTGTAGCGCAAGTGATGGGGAATGATGCAACAATCGGATTTGCTGCGAGCCAAGGTAACTTTGAGTTAAACGTATTTAAACCTGTTATTGCTTATAACTTCTTACAATCAGCTCACTTATTAGCGGATGCAATTGTTTCGTTTAATGACAATTGTGCAGTTGGTATTGAAGCAGATGAAGAAGTAATTAATGAAAATGTGAATCGTTCACTAATGCTTGTAACAGCGCTAAACCCACATATCGGATATGAAAATGCAGCGAAAATTGCGAAGCATGCTCATAAAGAAGGATTAACTTTAAAAGAAGCAGCATTGCAATCTGGACTACTAACAGAAGAGCAATTTGATGAAATTGTAGATCCAAAGAAAATGATTGCTCCAAAAGAGTAA
- a CDS encoding PH domain-containing protein: MKFKAKKNPFHVIFITLFIIIFFVSLFFQNEHSIFFTLMMLLNVVNLSSFYFSHYNITASSLIVKHGFIFHTEIPFEDIRHVKYSGKKLHSKKWTRQQLEIHYNLFDSVTVFVPQEEEKFISLLKENCPQMKVMNTPANK; encoded by the coding sequence TTGAAGTTTAAAGCGAAAAAAAATCCATTCCACGTCATTTTCATTACATTATTTATAATTATTTTTTTCGTTTCGTTATTCTTCCAAAATGAACATTCTATTTTTTTCACTCTCATGATGCTATTAAATGTCGTGAATCTTTCTTCATTCTATTTTTCTCACTACAATATAACTGCATCATCTCTTATTGTAAAACACGGTTTCATATTTCATACTGAAATTCCATTTGAAGACATTCGTCACGTTAAATACTCCGGTAAAAAACTTCATTCAAAAAAATGGACTAGACAGCAATTAGAAATCCATTACAATTTATTTGACTCAGTAACAGTTTTTGTACCCCAAGAAGAAGAAAAGTTCATTTCACTCTTAAAAGAGAACTGCCCACAGATGAAAGTAATGAATACGCCTGCTAACAAATAA